The Luteitalea sp. nucleotide sequence CGCCGAAGCTTTAGCGAAGGCGGGAGCGCGGAGCGCGAAGGCGTGAACGCGCCGTGCACGGGTTTGGCTTTTGGAATAGCAGAGTGTACCGAGATTTCTTCGGCCTATCGGAGCGCCCGTTCGATCTCACGACGAACCCGCGGTTCCTGTTCCTCTCGAGCGGGCACCGCGAAGCCTTGAGCGTCCTGCACTACGGCATGGCGGGCGACAAGGGCATCACGGTGCTCGTTGGTGAGGCCGGAACTGGAAAGACGACGCTCGCTCGCGCGGCCCTGGCCCACTACCAGAGCTCGGAGGTGCTCGGCCTTTACTTGAACAACCCCACGCTGACGCGGCAGGAGTTCTTCGAGTTCGTTGCCCACGGCGTGGGACTCAGTCCGAAGGTGGCTCGGTCCAAGGCCACGTTCCTGCGCGAGCTGGACGCGCTGCTCGGAGAGCGGCGTCGTTCCGGCAAGCTGACGGCGCTGATCGTCGACGAAGCGCAAGCGATACCTACCGAGATCCTCGAAGAGATTCGCATGCTGGCGAACCTCGAGTCCCCGACGAGCAAGCATTTGTCGATCCTGCTCGCGGGACAACCCGAGCTCGCGACGCGGCTGAACGAGCCGGCGTTACTTCCGCTCAAACAGCGAGTGGCCTTGCGCACCACGCTGACGCCATTTCGCCTGCTGGAAACCGCCTGCTATCTCGCCATGAGGATCCGTGTCGCGGGTGGCGACCCAGCCGCGATCTTTTACCGGTCGGCGGTGGAGCGCATTCATCAGGTGTCGAGGGGCGTTCCCCGGACGATCAACGTCGTCTCCGACAACGCGCTGCTGACGGCCTTCGCCCTCAAGGCGAAGCCGGTCTCCACCGACATCATCGCCGAGGTGTGCAGGGATCTCGATGTGAACATGGGCGGCAACGAGCCCGTCGTGGCGGAAGCACAGGCGGGGTCGTCGCAGGAGCCGGGCGCCGTCCCAGGTGGCGAGCGGCGGCAGCTGGCCCCAGACAGGGGGCCAGGGGATCTGCTCGGCACGCCACGGCCGCCCGCTGCCGTGCATCGACCGGAAGGTAACGACGATCACGCGAGAAAAGAGCCGTCGGCCTCCCGCTCGAACGAGACGGCGATGGCGCGACGTGCAGTGATCTTATCTGTCGACTGAGGGTGAACATGAGCCGGATTGGTGATGCCATACTGCGGGTGAGCGAAGCCGCACGGGAACGCGGTGAGCCGGTGCCTCCGGACGTGGCCAGAGTGGGGGCCCTCCGACTCATTCAGGAGGATCCCCCCTACGAGTCGCCATGGACGTTCGACGAAGCGGCTCCTCCCCCCGCATCCATGCGGCCCCTTGTCGCGGTGCCGAAGACGAACCGGCCCACCCCGACGCCGCGTCCTCCCGGGTCGGCGCTGAGCCGCGACGAGCCGCCGGCCGTGTTCCGCCGAGTCAACCCGCGGCTCGAAGAGCGGATCATCG carries:
- a CDS encoding AAA family ATPase, with the translated sequence MYRDFFGLSERPFDLTTNPRFLFLSSGHREALSVLHYGMAGDKGITVLVGEAGTGKTTLARAALAHYQSSEVLGLYLNNPTLTRQEFFEFVAHGVGLSPKVARSKATFLRELDALLGERRRSGKLTALIVDEAQAIPTEILEEIRMLANLESPTSKHLSILLAGQPELATRLNEPALLPLKQRVALRTTLTPFRLLETACYLAMRIRVAGGDPAAIFYRSAVERIHQVSRGVPRTINVVSDNALLTAFALKAKPVSTDIIAEVCRDLDVNMGGNEPVVAEAQAGSSQEPGAVPGGERRQLAPDRGPGDLLGTPRPPAAVHRPEGNDDHARKEPSASRSNETAMARRAVILSVD